In Clavibacter capsici, the following are encoded in one genomic region:
- a CDS encoding antitoxin HicB, with the protein MTAHTYDVDVWREGRWWLFRIPELDTVGQARSLAEVPEEAEGIIEAWNAEPPAPFELNVTITPPVPDLWDVWAEAAREEEAARNAQAHAAAMRRKVVKQLRGADVSVADVSAILGVSRQRVYQLQDEKTPA; encoded by the coding sequence ATGACCGCACACACGTACGACGTGGACGTCTGGCGCGAGGGCCGCTGGTGGCTGTTCCGCATCCCCGAGCTCGACACCGTCGGCCAGGCCCGATCGCTCGCCGAGGTCCCCGAGGAGGCCGAGGGCATCATCGAGGCGTGGAACGCCGAGCCGCCCGCGCCCTTCGAGCTCAACGTGACCATCACTCCCCCGGTCCCTGACCTCTGGGACGTGTGGGCCGAAGCCGCACGCGAAGAGGAAGCCGCGCGCAACGCCCAGGCACACGCCGCAGCGATGCGCCGCAAGGTCGTGAAGCAGCTCCGCGGCGCCGACGTGAGCGTGGCCGACGTCAGCGCGATCCTGGGCGTCAGCAGGCAGCGCGTCTACCAGCTCCAGGACGAGAAGACCCCCGCCTAG